DNA from Gramella sp. MAR_2010_147:
AGGCAACGGATCCCCCAATAAATCTATTGCTACTGCACCCACTTCAGCTTCTTCAAAATTGAACTCATGATCAAATCTATCTGCAACAGCCTTCAACACTTTCACTGACTGCTGCGTTATTTCAGGACCAATCCCGTCTCCGGGAAGTACGGCTATATTAAATTTCATCTTTTTTATATTAATAGGTTTCTTCCGGTATTTTTTTACTGCCGGATCTTTTCTTTTCAAATTCCTTAATCGCTTCCAGTTTACTGGTCAAAAAGTCTATATCGTCATATCCGTTAATAAGACAGGTCTTTTTATAAGGATCAATATCAAAATGTTCAGATTTCCCGGAACTCTGAATTGTTATTTTTTGTTCTTTCAGGTTTATAATGACATTTTCATTGGGATCTTTTTCAACGGAAATAAACAGTTCAGAAAGAAATTCAGGGCTTACCTGGACTGGTAATAAGCCATTGTTCAGGGCATTTCCCTTGAAAATATCTGCAAAATAGCTGGAAACAACCACTTTAAATCCGTAAGCTTTTATTGCCCAGGCAGCATGTTCACGGCTGGAACCACATCCAAAATTGTTTCCAGCCAGAAGAATTGATCCAGAAAATTTATCCTGGTTTAACACAAAATCTTCATTCGGCTTTCCATGTTTATCAAAGCGCCAGTCACGAAAAAGATTTTCTCCAAAGCCTTCTTTATCGGTGGCTTTTAGAAATCGAGCAGGGATAATCTGATCTGTATCCACATTTTCGGCATCCAAGGGCACCACGGTATCGGTAAGTGTTATAAATTTTTCCATTAGTTCAGGTTTTGGGTGTAGTCTGAAATTTTTCCGGAGATCGCTGTAGCGGCAGCAGTTAATGGGCTTGCCAGAATTGTTCTTGAACCCGGCCCCTGTCTTCCTTCAAAATTTCTATTACTGGTGGATACACAATATTCTCCTTCCGGAATTTTATCATCGTTCATTGCCAGGCAAGCCGAGCATCCCGGTTGTCTCAGAGTAAACCCGGCCTCTTCAAAGACTTTGTCCAGACCTTCTTCTTTGATCTGCGCCGCAACCTGCTGGCTTCCAGGGACAATTAAAGCATTTACATTATCAGCTTTTTTCTTCCCTTGAATATAGGAAGCAGCCACTCTAAAATCCTCAATTCTGGAATTCGTACAACTACCTATAAAAATATAGTTGATAGGTTTTTCCAGTAAAATTTCACCTGGTTTAAAATTCATATAAGCCAGGGCTTTTGCATCACTTTTATTTCCTTCCGTGGGGATAGCTCCTGTAAGTTTAATTCCCATTCCCGGATTGGTTCCGTAGGTGATCATGGGTTCTATATCTTCCGCTTGAAATGAATATTCCTGATCAAATTCAGCATCTTCATCGGTTTTTAAAGTTTTCCAATGCGCTTTCATTTTTTCAAATTCTACGCCCTTTGGAGTAAATTCTCTGCCTTCCACATAATCTATCGTAGTTTGGTCTGGAGCTATGAGTCCGCCACGAGCGCCCATTTCAATGCTCATATTACAAACCGTCATTCGACCTTCCATAGACATTTCTTCAAAGACATTTCCGGCATATTCACAGAAATATCCGGTACCAGAATTTGTTCCCAGTTTACTAATGATGTAAAGGATCACATCTTTAGGAAGCACTCCGTTTTTCAGTTTTCCGTTGACATTTACCCGAAGTTTTTTCGGCTTTTCCACCAGTAAACACTGGCTAGCAAATACCTGAGTGACCTGGCTGGTTCCAATTCCGAAAGCAATGGTTCCGAAGGCTCCATGTGTAGAGGTATGGCTGTCCCCACAAACAATGGTCATTCCGGGTTGAGTGACCCCTAATTCCGGAGCCATGACGTGAACGATTCCATTGTAAGGATGCCCAAGACCGTAAAGCGTGATATTGTTCTTTTTACAGTTCTGACTTAATTCTTTCAATTGTTTTCGAGATAAAAGATCTTTCACAGGAAGGTGCTGATCCTGTGTTGGTGTATTATGATCTGCCGTCGCAACGATCTGCTCGGGACGAAACACAGGAATATGCCGTTCCTTTAATTCATTAAATGCCTGCGGACTGGTCACTTCATGTATCAGATGTTTATCGATATATAAAATGTCTGGTCCGTTTGGTATACTTTCCACTACATGGGAATCCCATATTTTATCAAAAAGTGTTTTCTTCATCTTATGCAATCGCTCTGGAATTTCTTTTATAATGTTCCATTATGATATGGATATCATTATCTGCAACTTCTTTCTTTTGATCAGCAAAATTTAAAAATTCACTGTATACAATGTCCAATTCCAGTTTAGTTAAATTATAACCCATTTTTTTCGCTTTGTACGCTAAAGCTGCTCTACCGCTACGGGCAGTTAAAACAATAGCCGATTCGGTTACCCCGACTTCGGCTGGATCTATAATTTCGTATGTTTCTCTATTCTTAATGACGCCATCCTGGTGGATACCCGAGCTATGCGCAAAGGCATTGGCACCGACGATGGCTTTGTTAGGCTGGACGAACATTCCCATTTCCCTTGAAACCATTACACTGGTATCATACAATAACTGCGGATTGATATCTGTATTTAATTGTAAATAAGGGTGTTGTCTCAGGATCATGACGACTTCTTCTAAGGCAGTATTTCCCGCACGCTCCCCAATTCCATTAATGGTACATTCAATTTGTCTTGCACCATTTGTGATACCGGCAATTGCATTTGCTGTTGCAAGTCCAAGATCGTTATGGCAATGGCAGGAAATGATCACATTTTCAATTCCTACTACATTCTCTCTTAAATATTTAATCTTTTTTCCATATTCTTCCGGAAGACAATAGCCTGTAGTATCTGGAATATTAAGCACTGTAGCACCGTTTTTCACAGCTTCAGTACATACTTTGGCAAGAAATTCATTTTCCGTTCTTCCGGCATCTTCAGCGTAAAACTCTACATCGTCTACAAAGCTTTTTGCATAAGCCACAGCCTCCCCGGCCCTTTCAATAATCTCAGGTCTGGTTGATTTGAATTTATATTTAATATGAGAATCTGAAGTTCCAATTCCGGTATGTATTCTAGGTTTTCTGGCATACTTTAATGCATCAGCAGCCACTTTAATGTCATTCTTAACGGCACGTGTTAATCCGCAAACGGTAGCATTCTTAACCAATTTTGAAATCTCACTTACCGATTTAAAATCGCCAGGACTTGAAACTGGAAATCCAGCTTCAATCACGTCCACACCGAGTTCATCCAGTCGTGCGGCAATTTTTAATTTTTGTTGGGTATTCAGTTTGCAGCCGGGAACTTGTTCTCCGTCCCTCAATGTAGTGTCAAAAATTTCTACCTTTTCAGTACGCATATGAGATTTATTTTACTTTATCTTTATCTAAAGTATTGGAATCATCATGCTTTACACATCCAATAACGAAAAGCGTTACGATTCTTGAATGAGTTATTAATGCCTGCAATCATTTGTTTTACAGTGTTTTGCAAAATTTTGATTTACAATGACCAATGACTTAACCGAAAACTTATTTTCTTTAATAAAATCTCTATCGGCTTCTGAAAAGAGACAATTTTCTCTTTATGTTGGAAGGGTTGGGGTGAATTCAGATTCTAAATTTCTGAATTTATATAAAGTCATGTTGCGTCAAAAAAAGTATGATGAGGCAGAAATCCTGAAGAGCACCAAAATTACCAAGCTTCAGCTTTCTAATGTTAAAACACATCTTTATAAACAGCTTTTGATTTCTCTTCGGCTAAATCCTGCGCACCAAAGTATTCCTGTACAGATAAGAGAACAGGTGGATTTTGCTTATATACTTTATCATAAAGGGCTTTACCAGCAGAGTTTGAAATTACTGGATAAGGTAAAAACTCTGGCACTCAATTTTGAAGAGAAGAATCTTACCTATGAAATCCTGGAGCTTGAAAAGATCATTGAGTCACAGTATATCACCAGGAGTATGAGTAACCGGGCAGATCTATTGATTAAGGAGACTGAAGAAATTAGTAAACTGAATAATTTATGGGGTCAGCTTTCTAATCTTTCATTAGAATTATATTCTATCTTTTTAAAAAAAGGATATTGTAAAAGTCAGAAGGAAGCAGATGAAATTAAAGCTTATTTTAAAAAGAAACTACCAGATTATAACTATAAAGAATTAGGGTTTAGGGAGCGTCTTTGGCTTTATAAAGTACATCTTTGGTATAGCTTTTTAACCCAGGATTTTCTTGGGTGTTATAGATATTCCATGAAATGGAAGGATCTTTTTATTGAATATAAACGTTTGATTCCCATACATCCTGTTTCCTATTTAAAAGGGAGTCATTATTTGTTAGAATCGCTGTTCTACTTAAATCATACGGAGCTTTTTGAAAAAACATTAAAGGAGCTTGAGAATTCATTACGGGATCCCAAAATTCCGCATAACGATAATATTTCCGCACTCTCTTTTTTATATGTTTATTCAAACAAACTCAACCTTAGATTTATGAAAGGGGAGTTCAGCAATTCAGATGACCTTATAACTAAGATCATTGAAAAGATTGCCAAATTTGAAGACAGGTTGGATGCACATCATATTATGGTGTTTTACTATAAGATTGCGTGCCTGTATTTTGGGGATAGAAACTTTAAAAAATGTATTGAATTCCTGAAAAAGATCATTAATAATAAGTCCCTGGAAATGAGACAGGATCTCATGTGTTTCGCCAGGATTCTAAATTTGGTGGCACATTACGAGGCGGGAATGGATTATCATCTGGACAGCCTGGTAAAATCTACTTATAAGTTTTTGATCAAGATGGACGATATGCACGAGGTACAAATAGCAATGATTAAATTTCTGCGAAAATTACCTGATGTCTCACCATTAGATATTAAAGATGAATTTAAAAAGTTACACGCTACTTTAAAGAAATTTGAGGATCACCCTTATGAAAGGAGAGCTTTTCTTTACCTGGATATTATTTCCTGGCTTGAAAGCAATATCGAGAACAGGCCGGTAATGGAAATTATCATGGAAAAGAATCAGGAATATTCGAGATAAAACCCAGAATTTGTTAGAAAGACCACAGTATTTAACCAATATTCTCCAATTAAATTTTGCGGTTTTGCTTATTAGTACTTCCGGAGTACTGGGTAGATATATCACGCTGCATCCCGTTATTACTATATTCTATAGATGCGTCATCGCCATGATCGTTTTTTATCTTTTTTGCAGGTGGAAAGGGATTGATCTGAAAATTGAAAATAAAAAGGATCTTTTAAAAATGATTCTTGGCGGAATTTTAATGGGAGTCCATTGGGTTACCTATTTCTTTTCCCTCCAGTTTTCCAGTGTGGCGATCGCTTTATTATCCTTATTTACCTATCCCGTGATTACGGCTTTTTTGGAGCCTGTTTTATTCAAAACCAGGTTCAATAATATTCATATAGCTTTAGGTTTGCTGGTCCTAGCGGGCATTTATTTTCTAAGTCCCACTTTTGATCTTGAAAATGATTCTTTTATCGCTATTATATTAGGGGTGGCTTCAGCTGTTTTTTATTCCCTTCGGAATCTGTTGATGAAAAGGGAAGTAGAGCGATACAATGAATCTGCACTCATGTTTTACCAAATCCTGGTGATTTCCGTTTTGTTGCTGCCGTCCTTGTTTTTCAGTGAATTTATAGAAGTTGCTAATCAATGGAAACCTTTACTGGTTCTTGCCGTACTTACCACCTGCATAGGACATACTTTATTTCTGAAAAGTTTTAAGAATTTCAGCATTACCGCTGCCAGTATTATGAGCAGTATACAGCCGGTTTATGGAATAGCCCTGGGAGCATTATTTTTAAGCGAAATACCATCTTTAAAGACTATCATTGGCGGGACTTTGATAATTAGCGCTGTAGTTATTGAAAGTTTACTTGCGGTTAGAAATAAATAATTCATTGTAAGGAATTTAAGCTGATACAAGAAAAAGTGAGCTATGATCAATATTTACAAACATCTTCATTATAAAATTTGTTCAACTCTTTTCTAAAAAAATCATAATTTGCCATGTAAGAGAAATATTATGTTACCCAATAAAGATTATTCCTCCAGAGCACGCAAAATTGCATATAGGTTTCCCGACCTGAGTTTTATAGGAATACAGGTAAATTTTTGGATAATAGCGACCTCTCTGTACTCCTTTCTTTCTTATATGAATACCGCTAATTTAAGTCAGCTAGAAGAGATTAGGTTTCCATTTTCAATTCATGCCGCAATTCTTTCTTCGCTCGCCATAGGGATTATTTTGGGAATAGTTTTAGGTATCATTGATCTCCTACTTGCCAGGACCGGTATTCAGAAGCTATCTTTGGGGTTTGTATTTCTTCTAAGGATTATTTTATATCCTATTGTAGTTTTTATAGTACTGTTATTTATAAGGTTTTTCTTTTTGGACATATTGAAAACTTTTTTTGCTACCGATTATTCAATTTTTACCAATAATGATAAAATCTGGCATAATATCTACTGGTCATTTTTGATTTATGTTGCATTCATGGCAGTTGTGATAAGTTTTATAAACCAAATGAATGTAATGTTCGGGCCTGGAATTTTAATTCCCCTGATCCTGGGAAAGTATAGAACACCCAAAGAAGAGGAACGCTTTTTCATGTTCCTGGACTTAAAATCTTCGGTTACACATGCCGAAGGTCTTGGGCATCTGGAATACAGCTCTCTTATAAGAGATTGCTTTATGGATCTGAATAAGACTTTGACTCAAAATAATGCAGAAGTATATCAATACGTGGGTGATGAAGCAGTGATCACCTGGCCTGCAAACGAAGGAATACGAAATTTGTCCTGTCTTTCCCTGTTTTATGATTTTGAAAGGAAACTGATGAAAAAACATGATTATTATATGAATCACTATGGTCTTGTTCCGGAGTTTAAGGCAGGCCTGCACTTCGGGATTGTGACCGCAGTAGAAGTTGGCCAGATCAAAAGAGAGATAGCATACCATGGGGATGCTATTAATACTGCTGCAAGGATACAGAGCCTATGTAACCAGTACAATAGATCTCTGTTGATCTCCAAATCTGTGAAATCAATTCTATCAAGTGCTAATTCGAAATATGATTTTGAGTATTTAGGTGAAACATTTTTAAAAGGTAGATCTCAGGCAGTAGAACTATATGGAATAACAGAATAATAATTAAATAAGTTATAAGCTTCTTATAGTTCTAATTCAAAATCTGGCTAAAAGTATCTGCCTGATTAATATCACCAGATCTATATCCTTTCATAAACCATTTCATACGTTGTTCTGAAGTTCCATGAGTAAATGAGTCTGGATTCACTCTTCCGCTTGTTCTTTTCTGAATAGCATCGTCACCAACGGCGTTGGCAGCGCTTAAAGCCTCCTGAATATCACCTTCCTGAAGATATTTCTTATTGTAATACGTCCAGACTCCGGCATAGAAATCAGCTTGTAATTCCAAAGCAACCGATAATTCATTCGCTTCAGATTGACTACTCTGCTGTTGCAATTGTCTAACTTTTGTAGCGGTACCCAGTAAATTTTGTACGTGATGCCCAACTTCATGAGCCATCACATAGGCAATTGCAAAATCACCACCTTCCGCTCCAAATCTGCTCCGAAGTTCTTCAAAAAATCTAAGATCCATATAAATTTTTTGATCTGCAGGACAATAAAAAGGACCGCTGGCAGAAGATGCACCTCCGCAGGCAGTTTGAACCGCATCAGAAAAAAGGACCAGACCGGGTTCACGATAATTCATATTATTTTCAGCAAAGATATTATTCCAAACATCTTCGGTGTCAGCAAGTAAGGTCGCAGTAAATTCCCCGAGTTCTTTTTCTTCAGCAGTTAATTCCCGGGATTCTGTATTTGGGGAACTTACATCATTAAATTGTTCAAGAACAGATATGTCCCCGTCACTAAGTACAAATTGAGCGATGACGAAAATTATTCCAATAATACCACCTCCAGCGATTAGTTTACCTTTTCCTGAAGAACCTCTCCGGTCTTCAACATTTCCGCTTTGTCTTCTACCTCGCCATTTCATATTTTAAACTTTTAGTTAAAAATAAGGAATAATGCGCTTTAAAAATTCTAATTATTTCATAATAGCATCCCAGATAGGATCTGATGGGGGAGGAGCAATAATATGTATATCTTCTTTTTTGACGGGATGGGTAAATTTTAATTCCCGGGAATGCAGATGTATACTGGCGTCTTTATTACTTCGGTCAAAGCCATATTTAAGATCTCCTTTAATTGGAGAGCCAATAGCCGAGAGCTGACTCCTAATCTGGTGGTGTCTTCCTGTATGAAGATCTATTTCCAGTAAATAATAATTATCCAGCTTTTTTAAGGATCTGTAATCAAGAATGGCTTTTTTACTATCAGGAACTTCATTCTTATGAGCGTAAGACTTATTCTGTTTAGAATTTCTTTTCATAAAATGTACAAGCTCGCCAGATTTATTCGGAGGTGGGTTTTTAACAACTGCCCAGTAAGTCTTCTTTGCTTTTTTATCCTGAAATAATTTATTGAGTCTGGGTAAGGCTTTGGAAGTTTTTGAGAAAACCACAATTCCGCTGGTGGGCCTATCAAGGCGATGTACAACCCCCAAATAGACATTTCCGGGTTTGTTATATTTTTCTTTTAAATAAGACTTTACAACTTCACTTAAAGGCTTATCACCGGTTTTGTCACCCTGAACGATATCTCCCGGACGTTTATTCACAATTATGATGTGGTTATCTTCGTGGAGAACCTGAAGATTATCTTTGTTTGAAAGTGTTTTTTCTAAACTCAATTTTGATAAGTTCTTTAGAAGTATTTTTTAAATTCTCTCATGCTGAATTAGAATTTTTGTTCCTTCTAATTTAATACTGCTCATCGTCTGATGGAAAAGCCTTGCTTTTTACATCGTCCCTGTAGTTCTGGAAAGCTTTAGTCATTTCTCCATGAAGATCTGCATAACGCCTTAAAAACCTGGGGTTAAATTCATGTGTCATTCCTAGCATATCGTGAACCACCAGAACCTGGCCATCCACACCGTTACCAGCTCCAATACCAATTACGGGAATAGTTATACTTTCAGCAACTTCCCTGGCAAGATCTGCAGGTACTTTTTCCAGGACTATAGCAAAACAGCCCATTTTTTCAAGCATTATAGCATCAGATTTTAACTTATCTGCCTCTTCTTCCTGCTTGGCTCTAACCGTATAAGTTCCAAATTTATAAATAGATTGTGGGGTAAGTCCTAAATGTCCCATTACCGGAATCCCGGCATGAAGAATACGTTTAACACTTTCCTTAACTTCCTTCCCGCCTTCCAGTTTTACCGCGTGTCCGCCACTTTCTTTCATGATTCTTATTGCCGATCTTAAGGCTTCTTTCGGGTCGCTTTGATAACTTCCAAAAGGAAGGTCTACTACTACCAGTGCTCGATTGATAGCTCTTACCACGCTGGTGGCATGGTAGATCATCTGGTCTAAAGTGATAGGTAAAGTTGTTTCATGTCCCGCCATCACATTACTAGCAGAGTCACCAACAAGGATTACATCTATTCCTGCGCCATCAACAATTTGAGCCATCGTGAAATCGTAGGCCGTAAGCATGCTTATTTTTTCACCATTAGATTTCATGTCTACCAGAGACTTTACAGTGATACGCTTGTATTCCTTTTTTGCAACAGACATTTATTCAGATTTTAATTTGAGTAAAAGTAGTAAATTCGTGTCCCACATTCAAAACTACTTCCTCATGAAAAAAATAATTTTTGCGGCTATTCTTTTACTTAATATGACTGCATTTTCTCAAACTGAAGATTCTTTGAACACTCCTAAAAAATTAGTAGAGGATTTCTTTAAAGCTTTTCACGAGCAGGATACGGTAAAATTGAAAAGTTTTGCTGTTGATGGAATGAAGCTCCAGTCGGTATCTACAGACACTGATGGAAATACTAAAATTACTTCAGAAGTTTTTTCAAAATTCATCAAGGGTATTGCTTCGATCCCCTCAGAAGTCCCTTTTAAGGAAGAACTACATGAATTCAAGATAGAGGAAAATGGCTTACTCGCCACTGTTACAACTCCGTATTCGTTTTATTATAATGGCAATTTTTCTCATTGCGGAGTAAACAGTTTTCAACTGGTAAAATTCGATGGGGAATGGAAAATTGTATATTTAATAGATACTCGAACCAAGAAAGATTGCAATTAAATATCT
Protein-coding regions in this window:
- the leuD gene encoding 3-isopropylmalate dehydratase small subunit, which codes for MEKFITLTDTVVPLDAENVDTDQIIPARFLKATDKEGFGENLFRDWRFDKHGKPNEDFVLNQDKFSGSILLAGNNFGCGSSREHAAWAIKAYGFKVVVSSYFADIFKGNALNNGLLPVQVSPEFLSELFISVEKDPNENVIINLKEQKITIQSSGKSEHFDIDPYKKTCLINGYDDIDFLTSKLEAIKEFEKKRSGSKKIPEETY
- the leuC gene encoding 3-isopropylmalate dehydratase large subunit, whose translation is MKKTLFDKIWDSHVVESIPNGPDILYIDKHLIHEVTSPQAFNELKERHIPVFRPEQIVATADHNTPTQDQHLPVKDLLSRKQLKELSQNCKKNNITLYGLGHPYNGIVHVMAPELGVTQPGMTIVCGDSHTSTHGAFGTIAFGIGTSQVTQVFASQCLLVEKPKKLRVNVNGKLKNGVLPKDVILYIISKLGTNSGTGYFCEYAGNVFEEMSMEGRMTVCNMSIEMGARGGLIAPDQTTIDYVEGREFTPKGVEFEKMKAHWKTLKTDEDAEFDQEYSFQAEDIEPMITYGTNPGMGIKLTGAIPTEGNKSDAKALAYMNFKPGEILLEKPINYIFIGSCTNSRIEDFRVAASYIQGKKKADNVNALIVPGSQQVAAQIKEEGLDKVFEEAGFTLRQPGCSACLAMNDDKIPEGEYCVSTSNRNFEGRQGPGSRTILASPLTAAATAISGKISDYTQNLN
- a CDS encoding 2-isopropylmalate synthase translates to MRTEKVEIFDTTLRDGEQVPGCKLNTQQKLKIAARLDELGVDVIEAGFPVSSPGDFKSVSEISKLVKNATVCGLTRAVKNDIKVAADALKYARKPRIHTGIGTSDSHIKYKFKSTRPEIIERAGEAVAYAKSFVDDVEFYAEDAGRTENEFLAKVCTEAVKNGATVLNIPDTTGYCLPEEYGKKIKYLRENVVGIENVIISCHCHNDLGLATANAIAGITNGARQIECTINGIGERAGNTALEEVVMILRQHPYLQLNTDINPQLLYDTSVMVSREMGMFVQPNKAIVGANAFAHSSGIHQDGVIKNRETYEIIDPAEVGVTESAIVLTARSGRAALAYKAKKMGYNLTKLELDIVYSEFLNFADQKKEVADNDIHIIMEHYKRNSRAIA
- a CDS encoding DMT family transporter, yielding MLERPQYLTNILQLNFAVLLISTSGVLGRYITLHPVITIFYRCVIAMIVFYLFCRWKGIDLKIENKKDLLKMILGGILMGVHWVTYFFSLQFSSVAIALLSLFTYPVITAFLEPVLFKTRFNNIHIALGLLVLAGIYFLSPTFDLENDSFIAIILGVASAVFYSLRNLLMKREVERYNESALMFYQILVISVLLLPSLFFSEFIEVANQWKPLLVLAVLTTCIGHTLFLKSFKNFSITAASIMSSIQPVYGIALGALFLSEIPSLKTIIGGTLIISAVVIESLLAVRNK
- a CDS encoding adenylate/guanylate cyclase domain-containing protein, coding for MLPNKDYSSRARKIAYRFPDLSFIGIQVNFWIIATSLYSFLSYMNTANLSQLEEIRFPFSIHAAILSSLAIGIILGIVLGIIDLLLARTGIQKLSLGFVFLLRIILYPIVVFIVLLFIRFFFLDILKTFFATDYSIFTNNDKIWHNIYWSFLIYVAFMAVVISFINQMNVMFGPGILIPLILGKYRTPKEEERFFMFLDLKSSVTHAEGLGHLEYSSLIRDCFMDLNKTLTQNNAEVYQYVGDEAVITWPANEGIRNLSCLSLFYDFERKLMKKHDYYMNHYGLVPEFKAGLHFGIVTAVEVGQIKREIAYHGDAINTAARIQSLCNQYNRSLLISKSVKSILSSANSKYDFEYLGETFLKGRSQAVELYGITE
- a CDS encoding neutral zinc metallopeptidase — its product is MKWRGRRQSGNVEDRRGSSGKGKLIAGGGIIGIIFVIAQFVLSDGDISVLEQFNDVSSPNTESRELTAEEKELGEFTATLLADTEDVWNNIFAENNMNYREPGLVLFSDAVQTACGGASSASGPFYCPADQKIYMDLRFFEELRSRFGAEGGDFAIAYVMAHEVGHHVQNLLGTATKVRQLQQQSSQSEANELSVALELQADFYAGVWTYYNKKYLQEGDIQEALSAANAVGDDAIQKRTSGRVNPDSFTHGTSEQRMKWFMKGYRSGDINQADTFSQILN
- a CDS encoding RNA pseudouridine synthase — encoded protein: MSLEKTLSNKDNLQVLHEDNHIIIVNKRPGDIVQGDKTGDKPLSEVVKSYLKEKYNKPGNVYLGVVHRLDRPTSGIVVFSKTSKALPRLNKLFQDKKAKKTYWAVVKNPPPNKSGELVHFMKRNSKQNKSYAHKNEVPDSKKAILDYRSLKKLDNYYLLEIDLHTGRHHQIRSQLSAIGSPIKGDLKYGFDRSNKDASIHLHSRELKFTHPVKKEDIHIIAPPPSDPIWDAIMK
- the panB gene encoding 3-methyl-2-oxobutanoate hydroxymethyltransferase codes for the protein MSVAKKEYKRITVKSLVDMKSNGEKISMLTAYDFTMAQIVDGAGIDVILVGDSASNVMAGHETTLPITLDQMIYHATSVVRAINRALVVVDLPFGSYQSDPKEALRSAIRIMKESGGHAVKLEGGKEVKESVKRILHAGIPVMGHLGLTPQSIYKFGTYTVRAKQEEEADKLKSDAIMLEKMGCFAIVLEKVPADLAREVAESITIPVIGIGAGNGVDGQVLVVHDMLGMTHEFNPRFLRRYADLHGEMTKAFQNYRDDVKSKAFPSDDEQY
- a CDS encoding nuclear transport factor 2 family protein, encoding MKKIIFAAILLLNMTAFSQTEDSLNTPKKLVEDFFKAFHEQDTVKLKSFAVDGMKLQSVSTDTDGNTKITSEVFSKFIKGIASIPSEVPFKEELHEFKIEENGLLATVTTPYSFYYNGNFSHCGVNSFQLVKFDGEWKIVYLIDTRTKKDCN